A stretch of DNA from Pyxicephalus adspersus chromosome 5, UCB_Pads_2.0, whole genome shotgun sequence:
GTCAGATGGTGGGTGTGTCATGTAGGAGGTGTGTCATGTAGGGCGTGTTTCAGGTAGTGGGTGTGTCATGTAGGGGGTGTGTCAGATGGTGGGTGTGTCATGTAGTGGGTGTGTCATGTAGGGCGTGTTTCAGGTAGTGGGTGTGTCATGTAGGGGGGGTGTCATACAGGGGGGCGTGTCAAATGGTGGGTGTGCCAGGTAGCGGGTGTGTCAGATGGTGGGTGTGTCATGTAGCGGGTGTGTCAGATGGTGGGTGTGTCCTGTAGGAGGTGTGTCATACAGGGGGCGTGTCAGATGGTGGTATAATAGGCCCAGGGGCGGGGTCTGTCCTGTCACTCACCCTGCTCGAATATAATGTCCCAGGCCTGCATGTGGTCATTCCATAGGCGGCTGTGGAAGAGCTGTAGGATCTGGTGGGGGTAATACACCAGTGGCAGGGTGGTCTTTATCATGGTCTCCACTGCCCCGATAAATCTCAGGGAGTCAGCGTTGGGGTATTCCTCCAGGAGGCCGAGGCGCTGCCCATACAACACATAGCTGCTGGCTGTGAAGACAAAGATAACCCCGaattcattaaattgtctccGCACCACGACAGATCAGAAACACGCCCTGACCTTTACATTTCCTGTGTCCTCCCTGCAAACACACATAGCCACGACATAGCCACGTACCTGCCTGAGTGACAACACACAGtggtggtgtcagccctgcccagttgTCTTTTCTCTTCTAGTAAACCACTCCCACTTCATCCACAAATCACAGCAAGGATTGTCCTAAAATAGGAACTGGGAGGGCTGAGAagacacaggaagtgtgcacaggacacaaAATACAGACCACAGGACATGGCCCACAGGATGCTGACCACAGGACAAGGACCGATCCGAATAACTGACAACACCTATTTATGTGCACTGAACACAAAACTCTTCCAACGGGAGCCAAAAGGAGAAGATTTGGGCCACGTGACACACCACTGATCACTGACCTTCAAGTGTGAACCGGAAGAGGTCGGCGTACAGGTCCACGGTCAGTGACCCCCGGGTATTTTTGTTCATCCGTTTCCTCATGAAAGTCACAAAGTCGGCAGCGGCTTCATTCAGGAATGGAAGGAATTTCTTCACTCCGCTCAGACTCAGAACCTCTTTGTTCAGGATGATTCGGTCCGAGCGCCACGGCTCTCCATTGCTACGAGAAATCATACAAATAAAGTTGGGGTGGTCAGAACAAATGGCCCCCACGTTACATGACACGATATCTCAGAACCACAAAGGAAATCCATACTGGAAGATTTCCTTCTGCCAGGAACCCTGACCACGAGCTGGAGGTCCACTGATCAGAGTCCGAATGGCCCCCCAGGGCCACCAGCTCAACATAACTATCAGTATAGGCCGGGGGAGGGGGAGTACCCACTAATGTCCCGGTGATAGCTCAGGATAAATGTGGATGGTGGCACAGCCATAAAACTAGTCGGGGGGTTTCAATCTGTGGACAGACTTAGGTGGTCGGTAAGTCACACTTACAGAAGGAAGACTCCTTGCTTGTGGTTGCGCAGTTCTCTGTGCTTGGACCAGGCCTCCATGGTCATTCTACGAGGGAAAACGCCCTCAGACTGGAAGAGTTTGGCCACGTCTTGTGGCAGCATGATGTTCACACTGCTGTGTGTGCCGAGCTTCTCCCTGCAAAGGTAAAGTAGGATTACATCGTGGCCCTGGGGCCTCACACGTGGTCTGTCTGACCCAGAGCATTGtgggaaaatattacatttacaattagaaaaaatattctcCTGCGACCCCCCCGAATATCATTTACATAATGAGCTGGGAATTACCCCCAACCACCCCACGTGGGGGCACCTCCAGCCTTCTAGGAATGGACCAAATTGGTGGGCTGGTGGAAGAAGATCCCAGCCCGGAAAAGTTCTCCATGATGCCAGCTCAGCTCGTGTCCCCTGGAGCCCCAGttttcctccacaccaaactggtgacgccatgtctgtatggagggggctttgtaccccggggcacagtcatgagGGGCAGAAAAGGTTCtccaccaaactgtgaccacaagactggaagagcacaattgtctgcaatgtctttgtatgatggagaattaccaGGACCCCCCACTGGCGACCCCTGAACCCCATAATTTGGGGAGGGGGTCACATACGTGTCATATAGGGGGGCTGATGGTGGGATTTCCATGTTAGGGTTAGTAAATTACAGAACAGAGGGGCACTTACCTGTATATTGGCCCCAGGCGCTGGAAGTTCTCCTCCATGACGTGGTGCATGTTCTGGAAGCTGTTCTTCCTCCAGAACTGGAAGAGGTTGAACCAGGCGCTGCGTCCGGTGGTGGGAATGGCATCATAGGGCAAAGTCCGGCTGCCTATTAAGCCATCTGCCGTGGCCTCTTGGATGAGGGGGGCTGTGGACAACCTGGAGAGCCCAAACCACAGAGGACTTGTGGGGTCCAACGTACGACACCTCATGAAACCCGAAGCAAGGTGACGAGTGGCTGTCTTCTCCAACATGGCTGAAGGCTGGGTATGCTATGCGTGTCCTGATCTTCCTGTCCTCACATGTGGCCCTTACATGCCACGCCCACTCATTGCTTCATCCAATAAATGAGAGGAACGCTGGCACTGAATGTTACTCCTTGGTGTCCCCCTCCCTTTGTGTAATGAGGACTGGCACAGAGGTGTCACGGGGTGTCCTGGCTGGTGGTTCCCCTGCTGGTGATGCCCTGGCTGGTGGTGCCCCAGCTGGTGGTGCCCCGGCTTGTGATGCCCCCCAATACTGACCACACATGGGGGGGTCCCAATAATGACCACACATGGGGGACCCCCAGTACTGACCACACATGGGGGTCCCAATACTGACCACACATGGGGGGGTCCCAATAATGACCACACATGGGGGACCCCCAGTACTGACCACACATGTGGGGGGGCAGAAATCCCAGCGCAGAGACAGATGGGAGCGGATGGGGCACCCAGGGTGGTTGGGAACCACAGACTGCTTTGTACAGAAGATGGTCAGGGGGTCACACTGTGTGTGGGGGTTGTCTGGCAGGATGGGCCCCTGGTCAGTGTTGTCCTCTATGTGCCCCCCACAGTCTCCGATCCTCATAGTTGGGGCCCCCCCTCCTGGTGTAATGGTGTCATGGCACACAAGGTTATGTTTATGGCGCCCGCTGTGATCTATGGATTCCATATGTCTGGAGGTCACATGACCGCGCAGAACGCCACCATGACCTTCACATAGAGAACCAGAGGACGCGGCAGCCCTGGGGGGTGACTGGGGGAGGGGTCATTTTATTCCATATCAACCatcataaagagaacctgtcaaggTGACAGCATTCTTTCCCCAGGTTGTTTCTTCATCTTTttcacctgttgatcctgccaataacacacttcctgtttttttttgggtgaaaacattccCTAAATAAATAATGAGCAGCATTATCACCTTGGCATGGGACATCAGAACATGAATCCTCCCCCCGCATCTCCATAACATTgtaggaggtgttctgtagtcctgacATAACTAGGGACAATGTAACAGATAATAGCACATCCAGatagcacaggaagttatcagctgtCATcgtttctggcaggatcaaatTGTATCAAACTGATATAAAGctttactttttagtttagtttggtTTAGTGTTGGGATTTACAGATACTTGGAGAGCCTGTTCACCTAGCCATTGTGTTAGCTCATTATAGGGCCCACTGATGTCATGTGATTGGTATAACGGGGCAATATTTGTACCTACCTGTGACCAGTACTGACTGTAAGTGGCTCtcatttaaaaaatcacatgACCTTCCTCTGAGGTCCCCACGTGGCATTAGGAGGCGCTATGGAGCATGTTAGGAGTCTGTAGTGCCAGCCAAGGACCCAACCCAACACTGGAGGAGGCCGTGGCCAGGATTCATGCTGTATGCAGGATAGAGGAGGCCACCAACTAGCCCCCAGAACCGTTTTATATTGCGGTCGGGGGAGGCCATAGCCTGATGTGGGGTTAGAGGAGGCCATAGACTGAGGTGGGGTTAGAGGAGGCCATAGCTTGATGTGGGACCAGAGGAGGCCATACCCGGATGTGGAGAGGAGGCCATAGCCTGATGTGGCCTGATGTGGTTTTAGAGGAGGCATAGCCTGATGTGGGGCCAGAGGAGG
This window harbors:
- the LOC140330394 gene encoding cytochrome P450 11B, mitochondrial, with the protein product MLEKTATRHLASGFMRCRTLDPTSPLWFGLSRLSTAPLIQEATADGLIGSRTLPYDAIPTTGRSAWFNLFQFWRKNSFQNMHHVMEENFQRLGPIYREKLGTHSSVNIMLPQDVAKLFQSEGVFPRRMTMEAWSKHRELRNHKQGVFLLNGEPWRSDRIILNKEVLSLSGVKKFLPFLNEAAADFVTFMRKRMNKNTRGSLTVDLYADLFRFTLEASSYVLYGQRLGLLEEYPNADSLRFIGAVETMIKTTLPLVYYPHQILQLFHSRLWNDHMQAWDIIFEQADRCIQNIYQEFCLGQERGYSGIMAELLLQGELPLDSIKANVTELMAGGVDTTAMPLLFTLFELARNPPVQRELREEIRKAEAQNPNDLNQLLNSLPLLKGAIKETLRLYPVGITVQRHLTKDITLHNYHVPSGVRHPTLQ